A window of Tautonia plasticadhaerens contains these coding sequences:
- a CDS encoding BatD family protein yields the protein MAVVLAVAPGPSTAAGQAEGLPVRVEASTRGPHYVGQAIPFRVLVTAGATEPTVEAPTAPELDVIPATVEVRPVSASSIGTIVQETNLYRFTYFLVPRRAGPMLVPAFRARADGRSGASGPTRLEPKLPPSEGRPSWFLGGIGPLEVGVVARPGATRLGESAVVEVTLDGPGALGSTNRPTLRLGDGSEDGAAVEPMPPRSSDSPPSRTFPFRVRPGSAGTTTIEPVLVSWFDPGSRSYRTVGSGGVSLRVEDPPGFDPSAIEVASVGEEPRARGPGDRLGAALAAIGAAGSAGVLSVLAWGWGRRRRRSPGRFARRQAARIEAADAPTRAGLVSEALAGYLSRAIGHPGGELTPPEARGAIGLATGDPGLADRAARLVEACDTARYSGRAGGGTAWGMRRGCSGIWPG from the coding sequence ATGGCGGTCGTCCTGGCGGTCGCGCCGGGCCCGTCGACGGCGGCCGGGCAGGCCGAGGGGCTGCCGGTGCGAGTCGAGGCGTCGACCCGGGGGCCGCACTACGTCGGCCAGGCGATCCCGTTCCGGGTCCTCGTCACGGCCGGGGCGACCGAGCCGACCGTCGAGGCGCCGACCGCTCCCGAGCTGGACGTGATCCCGGCGACGGTCGAGGTGAGGCCGGTGTCAGCCAGCTCGATCGGGACGATCGTCCAGGAGACGAACCTGTATCGGTTCACCTACTTCCTCGTCCCCCGTCGGGCCGGGCCGATGCTCGTGCCCGCCTTCCGGGCGAGGGCCGACGGCCGATCGGGCGCCAGCGGCCCGACCCGGCTGGAGCCGAAGCTGCCGCCGTCCGAAGGGCGGCCCTCGTGGTTCCTGGGGGGGATCGGGCCGCTCGAGGTGGGGGTGGTCGCCCGGCCGGGGGCGACCCGGCTGGGGGAATCGGCGGTGGTGGAAGTCACACTCGACGGCCCCGGCGCGCTCGGGTCGACGAATCGCCCGACGCTCCGGCTGGGTGACGGGTCCGAGGACGGGGCGGCGGTCGAGCCCATGCCGCCGAGGTCGAGCGACTCGCCGCCGTCCCGCACCTTCCCGTTCCGGGTCCGGCCGGGGTCGGCCGGGACGACCACGATCGAGCCAGTGCTCGTCTCCTGGTTCGACCCGGGGTCGAGGTCATACCGGACGGTCGGCTCCGGCGGCGTCTCGCTCCGGGTGGAGGACCCTCCCGGGTTCGACCCCTCGGCCATTGAGGTGGCGAGCGTCGGGGAGGAGCCGAGGGCGAGGGGCCCCGGCGATCGCCTCGGGGCCGCGCTGGCCGCGATCGGGGCGGCCGGCTCGGCGGGCGTGCTTTCGGTCCTGGCCTGGGGGTGGGGACGGCGACGGCGGCGGTCGCCGGGCCGCTTCGCGAGGCGGCAGGCCGCCCGGATCGAGGCCGCCGACGCACCGACGAGGGCAGGGCTGGTGTCCGAGGCGCTGGCGGGCTACCTCAGCCGGGCGATCGGCCATCCGGGAGGTGAGCTGACCCCTCCCGAGGCCCGGGGGGCGATCGGGCTGGCCACGGGCGATCCCGGGCTGGCCGATCGGGCGGCCCGACTCGTCGAGGCCTGCGACACGGCCCGCTATTCCGGCCGGGCGGGGGGGGGGACGGCCTGGGGGATGCGGCGGGGCTGTTCCGGGATCTGGCCCGGGTGA
- a CDS encoding DEAD/DEAH box helicase, translating to MIQRAVEEPEIDFSDLGLSPEMLEALRRIRYITPSPIQAAVIPEALDGSDIIGQAKTGTGKTAAFGIPLIEMLEERGKGPQALILAPTRELAQQIVAEMDNLAANRDVAICAVYGGQPIEKQLRALQRGVDIVVGTPGRVIDHIRRGTLYLGDVVHVVLDEADRMLDIGFRPDIEKILRRVPDPHQTLLLSATIEPEIRRLADKYMFEPVEMLLSKDEPSAETVNQFYVTVDQDKKTELLVHLLQREQPEQCLVFTRTKRGADKLADRIRRVVKGVAVIHGDLPQTSRDKVMKAFRTGEIPVLVATDVVGRGIDVDGISHVVNYDIPEDPENYVHRIGRTGRMGRNGVAYLFVTPDQGDPLTNIEMLMNRTIPPLDLGDYEAHNASVKAEQKRGAFKELFSYL from the coding sequence TTGATCCAGCGAGCCGTTGAGGAGCCGGAAATCGACTTCTCCGACCTGGGGCTCAGCCCCGAGATGCTCGAAGCCTTGCGACGCATCCGCTACATCACCCCTTCTCCGATCCAGGCCGCCGTCATCCCCGAGGCGCTGGACGGCAGCGACATCATCGGCCAGGCCAAGACCGGCACCGGCAAGACGGCCGCCTTCGGCATCCCGCTGATCGAGATGCTGGAAGAGCGCGGCAAGGGCCCCCAGGCCCTGATCCTCGCGCCGACCCGGGAACTGGCCCAGCAGATCGTCGCCGAGATGGACAACCTCGCGGCCAATCGCGACGTGGCCATCTGCGCCGTCTACGGCGGCCAGCCGATCGAGAAGCAGTTGCGGGCGCTGCAGCGCGGCGTCGACATCGTCGTCGGCACCCCCGGTCGGGTCATCGACCACATCCGTCGCGGCACCCTGTACCTCGGCGACGTCGTGCACGTCGTCCTGGACGAGGCCGACCGCATGCTCGACATCGGGTTCCGCCCCGACATCGAGAAGATCCTCCGACGGGTCCCCGACCCGCACCAGACGCTGCTGCTCTCGGCCACCATCGAGCCGGAGATCCGCCGCCTGGCCGACAAGTACATGTTCGAGCCCGTCGAGATGCTCCTCTCCAAGGACGAGCCGTCGGCCGAGACCGTCAACCAGTTCTACGTCACCGTCGACCAGGACAAGAAGACCGAGCTGCTGGTCCACCTGCTCCAGCGTGAGCAACCCGAGCAGTGCCTCGTCTTCACCCGCACCAAGCGCGGGGCCGACAAGCTGGCCGACCGCATCCGTCGCGTCGTCAAGGGCGTGGCCGTGATCCACGGCGACCTGCCCCAGACCTCCCGCGACAAGGTGATGAAGGCCTTCCGCACGGGGGAGATCCCCGTCCTGGTGGCCACCGACGTGGTCGGCCGGGGCATCGACGTCGACGGCATCAGCCACGTCGTCAACTACGACATCCCGGAGGACCCGGAGAACTACGTCCACCGGATCGGCCGGACCGGCCGGATGGGACGCAACGGCGTCGCCTACCTGTTCGTCACCCCCGATCAGGGCGATCCGCTGACCAACATCGAGATGCTGATGAACCGGACCATCCCTCCGCTGGACCTCGGCGACTACGAGGCCCACAATGCCTCGGTCAAGGCCGAGCAGAAGCGGGGCGCCTTCAAGGAATTGTTCAGCTACCTCTGA
- a CDS encoding TatD family hydrolase — protein sequence MAEPRPPTPRLSPLVDTHAHLDDPRLLDQLDAALDRARAAGVEQVVAIATTADSADAVIGIASARPGVFAAVGIQPNHVAEAGPEDWGRVVDRVRAPKVVAVGETGLDRYWDDTPFPQQQDSFDRHLALAAEHDLPVVIHCRECESDVVAQLERLGRPVPGILHSFTGTWDDAQAFLALGLHLSFAGMVTFRNPSLDPLREVATRMPADRLLVETDSPYLSPHPFRGKTNEPARVAVTCSRIAELRGMEAAELARISTENARRLFRLGGSDVL from the coding sequence GTGGCCGAGCCTCGCCCCCCCACCCCCCGCCTCTCCCCGCTGGTCGATACCCACGCCCACCTCGACGACCCCCGGCTCCTCGATCAGCTCGACGCCGCGCTCGATCGCGCCCGGGCGGCCGGCGTCGAGCAGGTGGTGGCGATCGCCACGACGGCCGACTCGGCCGACGCGGTGATCGGGATCGCCTCGGCCCGCCCCGGCGTCTTCGCCGCCGTCGGCATCCAGCCGAACCACGTCGCCGAGGCCGGGCCCGAGGACTGGGGACGCGTGGTCGATCGGGTCCGGGCGCCGAAGGTCGTGGCCGTCGGCGAGACGGGCCTCGACCGCTACTGGGACGACACCCCGTTCCCCCAGCAACAGGACTCCTTCGACCGCCACCTCGCCCTGGCCGCCGAGCATGACCTCCCCGTGGTCATCCATTGCCGGGAGTGCGAGTCGGACGTCGTGGCGCAGCTGGAACGACTGGGGAGGCCCGTCCCCGGCATCCTCCATTCGTTCACCGGCACGTGGGACGACGCCCAGGCGTTCCTCGCGCTGGGCCTGCACCTGTCGTTCGCCGGGATGGTGACCTTCCGCAACCCGTCGCTCGACCCGCTCCGGGAGGTCGCCACCCGGATGCCGGCGGACCGGCTGCTCGTGGAGACCGATAGCCCGTACCTCAGCCCCCACCCCTTCCGGGGCAAGACCAACGAGCCGGCCCGGGTGGCCGTCACCTGTTCCCGGATCGCCGAGCTTCGAGGCATGGAGGCCGCCGAGCTGGCGAGGATCTCGACGGAGAACGCCCGGCGCCTGTTCCGCCTGGGCGGCTCGGACGTGCTTTGA
- a CDS encoding Fur family transcriptional regulator has translation MPEVPDETEELRAALEASGRRPTRQREEIFAFLRRSDQHPTAEQVFEAVRRSIPSLSLATVYNALEALVDGGLVIKLPSVEGSARYDARTEGHYHLRCLRSGAVQDLPTPYAPGLIDALDPELVGRLGRRGFRVTGYRFEVVGYFDGDPAPGGDDQPVRGD, from the coding sequence ATGCCCGAGGTTCCCGACGAGACCGAGGAGTTGCGGGCGGCCCTGGAGGCCTCCGGCCGGCGACCGACCCGTCAGCGCGAGGAAATCTTCGCCTTCCTGCGACGATCCGACCAGCACCCGACCGCCGAGCAGGTCTTCGAGGCCGTCCGGCGGTCGATCCCCAGCCTCAGCCTGGCGACCGTCTACAACGCGCTGGAGGCGCTCGTCGACGGCGGGTTGGTGATCAAGCTCCCCTCCGTCGAGGGCTCGGCCCGATATGACGCCCGGACCGAGGGCCATTACCACCTCCGTTGCCTCCGGTCCGGGGCGGTGCAGGACCTGCCGACCCCCTACGCCCCCGGGTTGATCGATGCGCTCGACCCGGAACTGGTCGGCCGTCTCGGTCGTCGAGGGTTCCGGGTGACCGGCTACCGCTTCGAGGTCGTCGGCTACTTCGACGGCGACCCGGCCCCCGGCGGGGACGACCAGCCGGTCCGGGGGGACTGA
- the nusA gene encoding transcription termination factor NusA, whose product MSVDLVRIVDSIHREKNIPKEVLFEGLQSALATAARKHYPDAADITVTIDPDTGRIATVKDGEPVEPPDFGRIAAQTAKQVIIQKIREAERDTLFDEFDVLRGEMVTGTIQRFEGGAVTVNLGKTDGLLPRSESIPGESHHPGERVRAIVLDVRKVGQRVKIILSRTHPDFVRRLFELEIPEIADQTIQIRALAREAGYRSKVAVSSLDQKVDAVGACVGVRGTRIKNIVDELGGERIDIVRWNDALQVLIPNALQPAEIEEVLLCNLLGRAIVLVRDDQLSLAIGRRGQNVRLASKLVGWDIEIMTSEELDELIDKAVGQFSALEGCDADLSNRLVEQGILSYDDLSIMEIDDLVNTIEGLDEELARGLVSQSEQLAEQAEQDDLPRRKGARATPAAPVPEAEGAAEAGSFSIEDLAGEPPIGEAADSGIEPPDGLAASDEPVDADADPDPATDPDALDDDGSREDAGHDEEPAEQEAAYGSHDIDLADEAGHVEHRGHEVTHPPIDEENPEEDEDRTPDIGVGTVLASSRAEEGPDAGDESSEEDRPAPPIPDPDAPAADEAETPGPDSPERPAMDPNQP is encoded by the coding sequence ATGAGCGTCGATCTGGTCCGGATCGTGGACAGCATCCACCGCGAGAAGAACATCCCCAAGGAAGTCCTCTTCGAGGGGTTGCAGTCCGCGCTGGCCACTGCCGCCCGCAAGCATTACCCCGACGCGGCGGACATCACCGTCACGATCGACCCGGACACCGGCCGGATCGCCACCGTCAAGGACGGCGAGCCGGTCGAGCCGCCGGACTTCGGCCGGATCGCCGCCCAAACGGCCAAGCAGGTGATCATCCAGAAGATCCGGGAGGCCGAGCGCGACACCCTCTTCGACGAGTTCGACGTGCTCCGGGGCGAGATGGTCACCGGCACGATCCAGCGGTTCGAGGGGGGGGCCGTCACCGTCAACCTGGGCAAGACCGACGGCCTGCTGCCCCGCTCCGAGTCGATCCCCGGCGAGAGCCACCACCCCGGCGAGCGGGTCCGGGCCATCGTGCTGGACGTCCGCAAGGTCGGCCAGCGCGTGAAGATCATCCTCAGCCGGACGCACCCGGACTTCGTCCGACGCCTCTTCGAGCTGGAGATCCCCGAGATCGCCGACCAGACGATCCAGATCCGGGCCCTGGCCCGGGAGGCCGGCTACCGCTCCAAGGTGGCCGTCAGCTCGCTGGACCAGAAGGTCGACGCGGTCGGTGCCTGCGTCGGCGTGCGGGGGACCCGGATCAAGAACATCGTCGACGAGCTGGGGGGGGAGCGGATCGACATCGTCCGCTGGAACGACGCCCTGCAAGTGCTCATCCCCAACGCCTTGCAGCCGGCCGAGATCGAGGAGGTCTTGCTCTGCAACCTCCTGGGCCGGGCGATCGTCCTGGTCCGCGACGACCAGCTGTCGCTGGCCATCGGCCGGCGGGGCCAGAACGTCCGGCTGGCGTCGAAGCTCGTCGGCTGGGACATCGAGATCATGACCAGCGAGGAGCTGGACGAGCTGATCGACAAGGCCGTCGGCCAGTTCTCCGCCCTGGAGGGTTGCGACGCGGACCTGTCCAACCGGCTGGTCGAGCAGGGGATCCTCAGCTACGACGACCTGTCGATCATGGAGATCGACGACCTGGTGAACACGATCGAGGGATTGGACGAAGAACTGGCACGAGGGTTGGTTTCCCAGTCCGAGCAGCTGGCCGAGCAGGCCGAGCAGGACGACCTGCCCCGCCGCAAGGGTGCCCGGGCGACCCCGGCCGCCCCCGTCCCGGAGGCCGAGGGCGCCGCCGAGGCCGGCTCGTTCTCGATCGAGGATCTGGCCGGCGAGCCCCCGATCGGGGAGGCCGCGGACTCGGGGATCGAGCCCCCCGACGGCCTGGCCGCTTCGGATGAGCCGGTCGACGCGGACGCGGACCCCGACCCGGCCACCGACCCCGACGCCCTGGACGACGACGGCTCCCGCGAGGACGCCGGTCACGACGAGGAGCCGGCCGAGCAGGAGGCCGCCTACGGATCGCACGACATCGACCTGGCCGACGAGGCCGGGCACGTCGAGCACCGGGGGCACGAGGTCACCCACCCGCCGATCGACGAGGAGAACCCCGAGGAGGACGAGGACCGGACGCCCGACATCGGCGTCGGTACCGTCCTTGCATCATCCCGAGCCGAGGAGGGCCCCGACGCCGGCGACGAATCGTCGGAGGAGGACCGCCCGGCCCCCCCGATCCCCGACCCCGATGCCCCGGCGGCCGACGAGGCCGAGACCCCGGGGCCGGACTCTCCGGAGCGCCCCGCGATGGACCCGAATCAGCCATGA